CGCCGAGGTCGCCTTCGGCAGCGGCGGGCTCGGGGTGATCGGCGGCACCGTCGGCGTGATGATCGGCATCACCGTCTTCACCGGCACCGTCGTCGGCCTCCAGGGGTACGCGGCCCTCAGCCAGATCGGCACCGACGCGTTCACCGGATTCGTCTCCGCCTACTTCAACACCCGCGAGATCGGCCCGCTCGTCGCCGCCCTCTCCCTGTCCACCACGGTCGGCGCGGGCTTCACCGCCCAGCTCGGCGCGATGCGCATCAACGAAGAGGTCGACGCCCTGGAGAGCATGGGGGTCCGCTCCACGCCGTTCCTCGTCAGCACCCGCATTGTGGCCGGTGTGCTCGCCATCATCCCGCTGTACAGCATCGGACTGGTCGGCTCCTACCTGGCCTCACGGGCGACGACCGTGCTGTTCAACTCCCAGTCCACCGGCACGTACGACCACTACTTCCACCTCTTCCTCGTCCCGACGGACGTGCTCCTCTCCTTCCTCAAAGTGATCGTCTTCAGCGTGCTCGTGATCCTCGCGCACTGCTACTACGGCTTCCGCGCATCGGGCGGACCCGCCGGAGTCGGGGTGGCCGTCGGCCGCTCGGTGCGGACCGCGATCGTCCTCATCAGCGTCACCGACTTCTTCCTCAGCCTGGCGCTCTGGGGCGCCACGACCACGGTGAAGGTGGCCGGATGAGCGCCCCGCCGGACACGCGAAAGCCCCCGCCCCGCCCGTCGCCCGGGCCGGCGCCGCGCACACGCCCCACGGAGGGCGCCGTCGCCCGCCGCAGACGTCTCGCCGGAGTGGTGTACCTCGTCGTGCCCGCCCTGCTGGTCTGGCTGTCGATCGCCGTGTACGAGAAGAAGTTCGTGGACTCCGCGTCCGTCGTCGTCGAGACGGGGCGGGCCGGCAGCGAGATGCGCCCGA
The sequence above is a segment of the Streptomyces sp. Je 1-369 genome. Coding sequences within it:
- a CDS encoding MlaE family ABC transporter permease, whose amino-acid sequence is MALTERRGKSRTFAWLDRPGDELLFYVRALVWIPRAVRRYPKEIQRLLAEVAFGSGGLGVIGGTVGVMIGITVFTGTVVGLQGYAALSQIGTDAFTGFVSAYFNTREIGPLVAALSLSTTVGAGFTAQLGAMRINEEVDALESMGVRSTPFLVSTRIVAGVLAIIPLYSIGLVGSYLASRATTVLFNSQSTGTYDHYFHLFLVPTDVLLSFLKVIVFSVLVILAHCYYGFRASGGPAGVGVAVGRSVRTAIVLISVTDFFLSLALWGATTTVKVAG